The nucleotide sequence CCAGTAATTTGCTTTTTACGCTCTTGATCAGGATTTTTTCACGTACCAGTGAAAAATTGAGTGGCTTATTCTCACCTTTACGTAAAATAGTTAAATCCAGGGTAGTACCTTCCTTGCCTCGCATTAATTCAACGGCTTCTTTTAAGCTAATTCCTTGCACCGATTGGTTCCCCAATTTAATGATATAGTCACCGGCCTTAATACCTGCTTTGAATGCGGGGGTGTCAACTAAAGGAGTGACAACCTTGACTACACCATCTTCCATCGTCACTTCAATGCCCAAGCCGCCAAATTCACCACTGGTTGAGGTTTGCAATTCTTTAAAAGCATCCTCATCCAGGTAAGTGGAGTGGGGATCCAGGCCGCTGAGCATACCCCGTATGGCATTATCAAACAGTTCCTTGTCATCGACAGGTTTAACATAATATTTCTTAATTTGACCGATGGCATTGGAAAACCGTTGCACATCTTCCATAGGAATTCGTTTAGTGGAGGTTTCTTCGGCAGTATAAGCTTGTAGTGGAAAAAGAAGGCTTGTGCTGACCCATACTGTGATCGCACCAAAATAAAGGCGTTTGTTGTACATACTGTTCTCCTTTGGTAAGTTTGGCGCTGTATGCGTCATCTTCCGGTATCACTGTACGTTGCAATATAAGTGCCAGAGGATTATCAAGACAACCACTCGAGTGGCGGAATCGCTTTTCCACGCTGCCTTACTTCAAAGTATAGACCGTTTTGTTTTAATCCACCGCTATGGCCTACAGTAGCAATTTGTTCACCTTGTAACACCGTTGCACCCTTGTGTTTAAAGAGAGATTGATTGTGAGCATAAAGGGTCATAAAGCCTTGACCATGGTCCAGAATTAATAAAAGCCCGTAACCATTGAGCCAATCACTAAACACGACTTTGCCTGGATAAACGGCAGTAACCGGGGTCCCTTCTCCGGCAAAAAATGTCACTCCCTGGTTCATTTTTTGCAAAGATTGCCTACCGACTTGAACAGGGCGTGGCAATTTTCGCCTCATCTGGGTGAATGGTCTTTTAGCTTGAGTCACACTTTGCAGAGCCAGGGTTTTAAGTAAACGGGATAAATTTTCTTTATTGTGTTCATACTCTGATAAAGTGTGTTCTTTTGTTTCAATTTCGTTGTCGAGTGATTGTATGACGGCGGTGTGGTATTGCTTATCTCGCTCTAATTGCTGTTGATGGCTATGAAGTTGGTGTTGTAATTGTTGCTGTTCAGTGAGCTCATTTTTAAGTTTGTTATGGTCTTGGGTAATCTCTTTTTTTGTCGTATCAATCTGATCGATAATGTGTTGGCGCGATTGAACCAAATATTGGTAAAAAGTTAACAACCTGCTGATTGCATAAGGATCATCCTGATTTACAAGCCATTTAAGAGGTTGATATTCACCCATTTTATATCTTGTGCGCACATGCTGGGCGAGTAATTGCTGTTGTGCTGCCAGTTGTTGATTGAGTTCATTAACATGTTGTTGCAAAAGACTAATTTTACGTTGCTTGGAATTCATATCTTGCTGGATAAGACGCAATTTGCGTATGCCATCACTGATTTGCTTTTCAGTACCGGCCAGTTCTTGATTAAGTACCCCACGCTTGTCCTGAACGGAGGCCAGAGTCTGTTTCAGGGTATGGATTTGCTGGTCTAACCGTTTTAATTTGGTTTTAGCCTGGGTGAGCGAAGCGTTTTCAGCCCAGCATACCTCTGTCAACAAAGGCAATGAAAGTATTGTTAACCAAAGGATTGAGTTCATGGAAGTCAATAAGCGGTTTTTAATTTGCAAAATCATAATTTTTTACCAAGAGTGCGTGACCAGTCATTTCATGGGGTTGAGTAATACCAAGTAAGGCCAGAATAGTGGGGGCGACATCAATTAAACTGCCTTTGGACTGATTAAACTGCCAATCTCCTCCTACATAAAGTAAAGGAACGGGTTCGCAGGTATGGGCTGTATGTGCCTGTTGTGTGGTTTCATCAAACATTGCTTCCGCATTGCCATGGTCAGCGGTGATCAATAAAGCACCTCCGGTCTCTGTTAGCGCTTGCCACACATCATGCATGCATTGATCGAGGCATTCAACCGCTTTGACAGCAGCATTAAAGTCGCCACTATGGCCTACCATATCAGCATTCGCATAATTACAGATGATGACATCATAGGCCTCACTGCGAATTGCATCTATTAAAGCCCGGGTCAGTTCCGGTGCACTCATTTCCGGCAATAAATCGTAAGTAGCGACTGACGGGGAAGGAATCAGAATTCTATCTTCATTGCGAAACACTTGTTCTGAACCCCCATTAAAAAAGAATGTGACATGGGCATATTTTTCGGTTTCAGCAATGCGTAATTGACTTAAGCCATTATTGGCGATGACTTCTCCCAAGGTGTTATTTAATGTTATTGGAGGGAAGGCTATTTCAGTCGCTAAATTTTTTGCATAGTGAGTCATGCTTACAAAATGAGCAAGTGTAGGGTGAGTTGAGCGAATAAAACCATTAAATTCCTCATCAAGAAACGCTTGGGTTAATTGACGAGCCCGATCGGCGCGAAAATTAAAAAACAGGATTGAATCACCATCTTCAATCACTTTACCTGCACCAATCAGTGTAGGAGGAATAAATTCATCGTATTTTTTTTCCTCGTAAAAGGTCGCTATAGCGGTTTCAGCCCGCTGAAATTGATAGTTACTTTTTGCTTCTGTTAATAAACGATAAACCGGCGCCACTCGTTCCCAGCGCTTATCGCGATCCATGGCAAAATACCGTCCTGAAATGGAACATATGGTAGCGACAGGGTATCGTTCTAAATGCTGGTTGAGCCTGTCCAGGCTTTGCAAGGCACTTTGTGGTGGTGTATCGCGTCCATCGAGAAATAAATGGAGGCATACATTGCTAAACCTTAATTGATGACAGAGAGCCAGAAAAGCAAAAAGGTGATTTTCATGGCTATGCACTCCGCCTGGTGAAAGAAGTCCCATGACATGCACGGTTTTATTCTTTTTTTGCATATCCTCGATAAGATTAGTAAGGACGGGGTTTTTAGCAAATTCACCACGACTGATTGCGTCGTTAATACGAGTAAAATCCTGATAAATAATTCGGCCGGCGCCAATGTGCATATGACCAACCTCAGAGTTTCCCATTTGCTCATCTGGCAGGCCAACCTGGTGACCCGAGGCATCGAGGAGAATATGTGGTCGTGTTTGCCACCATTCATCCCATTGGGGGGTCTTGGCTGCAGCAATCGCATTATGTGCCGTATTTTCTTGGTAACCCCAACCATCCAGGATCATTAAGACGAGTGGCTTAATCTGTTGCATCAAAAAATCTCAATGGAGTAAAACCCGATTATATACTGGTTTTAATTTCTAAGCAGGATGGCACTGCAAAAAGTAAAGGGCTGTTGACATTTCTACTATTATCTTGGCGCTTATGGCTTGATTTTCTGTGCTTCGCTGCGATGCTCGACTATCAAGCCGTAATCACTCAAGCTAGGAAAATATCAACAGACCCTAATTGGAGATACTTGGTTTTTAGATATTACAATACTTAATATTTTGTTATAAAGCGGGTAGACTATCCACCATTTTATGTATTGGATGAATTGGGTTGAACGAGATCTTACCTCAACACGTAGCCATTGTGATGGATGGCAATGGACGTTGGGCACAAAGCCGTGGTTTGTTGCGAGTTGAAGGACATCGTGCTGGTGTTGAGACAGTAAAAACGGTTATCCGTTGTTGTTTACAAACTCAAATTCCAATCTTGAGCCTATTCGCTTTTAGCAGTGAAAACTGGTCAAGGCCTGAAAACGAAGTTGAGTTTTTGATGCAGCTTTTTATTGAAGCGCTAGGACATGAAGTACAAGAACTCCACCAACATGGGGTTTGCCTGCGTTTTACTGGTGATAGGGAAGCCCTGTCACCAACGCTGTGTTCCCAGATGTTAGCGGCTGAAGAGCTGACTGCAAATAATAAGCGTCTGATCTTGAATGTTGTGGTGAACTATGGCGGTAAATGGGATCTTGTCCAGGCTGCCAAGAGTATCGCGAAACGTGTGTGTACAGGTGAGTTGGCTATTGAGGCGGTTAATGAATCTGCTCTGGAACAAGCGCTCAGTACCCATGGATTGCCGGATCCGGACTTGTTTATTCGTACCAGTGGCGAGCAACGGATTAGCAATTTTTTCCTTTGGCAGCTAGCTTATACCGAATTGTATTTTACGGATGTACATTGGCCTGATTTCACAGCGGAAGCATTCCAAAAAGCATTGGCCAGTTTTAGTTCGCGAGAACGGCGCTATGGTAAAACCTCACAACAACTTAATGAGGTTAACCATGTTTAAACAGCGGCTATTAACCACAGTTATACTAGTGCCCCTCGTTTTGTTTGCTATCTATTATGCACCAAACTGGGTTTTTGCCGGGTTTGTACTGCTCTTAATGCTAGCTTGCGGTTTTGAATGGTTAGGATTAATTCCTATCGCTTCCTTGCCATCAAAAATTGCTTTTCTTGTGTTGCTTCTGGCAGCGGCGTGTTTAAGTCATTACATTTTTTATTATTGGTTGGCTCTTGGCCTCTTGCTATGGGTTTTTATTTTAGCAGCGATAGTTCTGTTCCCAAGATCACAGACAGTTTGGGGTTATTCCTGGATAGTTGCCGGTGCTTGCCTGCTGCTGCTGCCTTTATTTGCCCAGAGTATGATGGCAATTTATAAACAGGAGCAAGGTAAAGATCTGATTGTGTATTTGCTTTTTCTGGTTTGGGCTACTGATATCGGCGCTTATTTGGCGGGTAAGCAGTGGGGACGTCATAAGCTTATTCCCTCTGTGAGCCCTGGCAAAACAGTAGAAGGTGCGTCAGGTGGTTTTATATTGTCAATGTTGGTGGCATGCTGCGGTTACTATTATTTTCAGCCCCGTGTAGGCCTTGTTCATTGGTTTAACATCGGAATAGCAACGACCTTAATTTCCATGGTCGGCGATTTATTTATCAGCATGCTTAAAAGAAGAGCTAAAATTAAGGATACTGGTCGGTTAATTCCTGGCCATGGGGGCGTACTCGATCGTTTAGACAGTTTGCTTGCGGCATCGCCTTTATTTTATTGGGGATTATACGTTTTAGCACCAGGAATCTAATTATGGTACTGACTTTAATTTATTTTTTCCTTGCATTGTTATTGTTAATAACAGTACATGAATATGGTCATTTTCTCGTAGCCCGCCTTTGCGGTGTGAAGGTCCTTCGTTTTTCATTCGGTTTTGGTAAGGTACTGGCACGCTGGCATGATAAACAGGGCACGGAGTATGCCTGGTCTCTTTTTCCTCTGGGCGGGTATGTGAAAATGCTGGATGAAACTGAAGGCGAAGTCCCGGAAAAAGAGCGTCATCTTGCTTTTAATAACAAATCGGTTTGGGCTCGTATCGCAATCATTGTAGCCGGTCCTTTATTTAATTTTATTTTTGCTTTCGTCGCGTTATGGATGGTCTTGGTGATTGGTATTCAATCCCTGGCACCTATGATTGAAACAGTGAAGCCTGGAAGTATTGCTGCAGAGGCTGGGTTAGGGCCGAAACAAGAAATTCTGGCTCTGGATAATAAAAAAATTACCAGTTGGCGAGATTTTCAGTTTGCTTTAATGCCTTTGCTTGGCAGTGATGAAAAAGTCTCCATTTCTGTCAAGTCGTTAGCAAATGGCGAGAAAAAAACATTCATTCTACCCTTGGAAAATTGGAATTTGGACGCCAAAAAACCTGATCCCTTAGGAAGCCTTGGGATAACCCCCTTTATACCTACCATACCTCCTATAGTCGGTGAAGTACTTGATGACTCGCCGGCGAAAGCAGCAGGATTGCAATCGGGTGATATTATTAAGACCGTGGAGGGCAAACCTTTAGAGGATTGGCTAAATTTGGTTGAGTATGTCAAGCAACATCCAGGCGCTCCTTTGCATTTGTTGATCGCCAGACAAGGGCAGATAGAGAACGTCAAATTACAAATTGGTACGAAAGTAAATGATGGCCAAAAAGAAGGTTTTCTTGGTGTTCGCTCTCAAAAAGTAGATTGGCCGCCACAATGGTTGCGCGTACAACGCCAAGGTCCCGTTGAAGCAATGGGGACTGCTTTTGCGCAAACAATTGATTTAACAGGAGCAACGTTTTCTTTAATTGGCCGTTTTATTACAGGTAAACTGGCGTTACAAAGTATTAGCGGACCGGTGGGAATAGCCCAGGGAGCAGGCGAATCCGCCCGTACCGGATTTACTTATTATTTATCTTTCTTAGCTTTAGTCAGTATTAGTTTAGGCGTGTTGAATCTATTGCCTATTCCTATGCTGGATGGAGGTCATTTACTTTACTGCCTAATGGAAATTGTTAGAAGGCGGCCACTTTCTGAAGAGGTGAGATCAGCGGGAATTTATGTTGGCTTATTGTTTATGATGGCATTAATGATTTTAGCATTGAGCAATGATATATCGCGGTTGCTGGGATAATAATGATTATTCTATGATTGTTTTCGATTGAAATAATCAATAAATCAATTGAGTATACAAATGCAAGCAGATTTTTAGTCCCAAGATAATAAATAGCTGGTAACAGTGGGGGCTCTCTGTGGTAGACTGTCGCAAAAAATCTAGCTATTGCCCGATTTAGCGCTTTTGGATGTGACCATTCTTGCGTTAGTTATTCAGCTCAAGGCTACATTTTAATCATAGACTTCTTCCAGCCTGGCTGTGGAATGGAAAGAGCGAGCAGACACGGAGCGCGGAGCCGGAGTGTACAGACAAGGACACGAGGGTTCGAGTACCGTCTCGACGAAGCAATTTCCTACCCAAGTAGAGTTTGGAAAGAGGTCATAATTTCTTGACAGGGTTAGTCACTTCCTATAAAAGGGTGCAATTTATATATTCGTGCTGGAATTATTCCAGTGACAAGACCGTGCGTAGTACTGGACGTAAAATAAGAATGAAAAAAATCAGTAAAAAAATTGTTTTGGGTATCCTTTGTTCAACGGCGTTAGCCTGGTCGACTGAAATAAATGCGGCAAATGGTTTCGTTGTGCGTGATATCAAGGTTGTTGGTTTGCAGCGAGTCAGTGTAGGTACTGTGTTAAATTACCTGCCTGTGCAAGTTGGTGAGGAAATAGGACCTGGCTCTTCTGCACAAATCATTCGAGCCCTTTATGAAACCGGTTTTTTCCAGGCAGTATCGCTTGAGCGAGAAGGCAACACACTGGTTGTTCACGTGGTTGAACGAGCCACTATCGGTTCTATTTCGGTAGTGGGGAACCAGGAGATTCCCAGTGATAAAATGAAGGAGTTACTCAAGGAGATGGGCTTGGTCAAGGGGCGTGTTTTTCAACGGTCATCCCTTGAGCGTTTAGAAAAAGAATTAAAACAGGCCTATAATGCACGTGGAAAGTATAATTCTCGCATCGAAACGAAGATTGCGTCATTGACGGAAAACCGTGTTGCTATCACCGTCACCGTTTCCGAAGGGCGTGTTTCTCGAATCAAAGAAATCAAGTTTATTGGCAATCACGATTTTACCAGTAATGAATTATTGCCGGAATTGTCTTTGTCGACTAGCAATATTTTCACCTATTTCAGTAAAAAGGATCAGTATTCCAAAGCAGCTATGGACACGTCCCTAGAGGCTCTACGGTCTTTTTACCTTGATCGGGGCTATTTGAAATTTAATATCGTTTCCTCGCAAGTCTTATTATCCCCTGATAAAAAAGATGTTTATATTAATATTCATATCGATGAGGGACCACAGTACCGTTTCGCTGGTTATGCAATTGCAGGTAAAACCATTTTACCCAAAGAAAAAATAGACTCTCTGATTGAAGTAAAAAAGGGCGATGTTTTTTCACGTAAAAAGGTTACGGAAAGTATTTCTGCGATTGGTTTGGCTTTAGGTGATGTTGGTTATGGTTTTCCTGCCATTAATGCAGAGCCTCGGATCGATGAAACCAATAAAACAGTCTTTATTACTTTTATGATCGAGCCTGGCCGTCATGTTTATGTACGCCGTATCAATTTCCATGGTAATACGAAAACGGCTGATTATGTATTACGTAATGTCATTCGCCAAAATGAAGGCGGTTTGCTGTCTTTACATAATATTAAAGAATCTGAACGGCAGTTGCGTCTTCTTAGCTATTTAAAAAATATCAATGTGAAAACAAATCCTGTACCAGGAACAAATAACCAGGTTGATTTGGACGTTGACGTAGAAGAAGCGCCTTCGGCAGAGGCAACGGCTTCGGTAGGTTATGGTACCAACGGACCGCAATTTAATGCTGCAATTAATCAGCATAACTTCATGGGAACCGGGCGTTCTATGGGGGTTGGCTTTAATGCGAGCTATTGGGGGCAGGATTATAACCTGAATTATTACAATCCTTTTTATACCCAAAATGGGGTTGGACGCGGGATGGGGCTGTATTATCAGCGAGTTGACCCAAAAAAATTGGATGTCAGTTCTTATTCCTCTAACCGTTTTGGTGGTGATGTAAGTTACAACGTATTATTAAGCGAAAATAGTAGTCTGCAATTCGGCTATGGATACCAAGACTTACGTATTAAGTCAGTCGGTACGGTTATGCAAATTCAGAATTTCGTGAATTTATATGGGCGTGACTTTCATGAGATTCGCTTAACAAGCGGTTGGAATCGTAACAGCTACGATCAAATGCCTTATCCTACGAGAGGGATGAATCAGCAAATCTCGGGTTTAGTTGCCCTGCCTGCCTCGTCCAATTCCTTGTCGTATTACAAAGCGGCTTATCAAGCCCACTGGTATCAACCAATTACTCGTGGTTTTATTTTTACCTTGTTAGGCAATGTTGGCTATGGAAACGGCTTTAATGGCAAGAGCTTACCGTTCTTCGAAAACTATTTCGCGGGAGGTATTGCCCAGCCTGGTCAGGTTCGAGGTTATGACAGTTACTCTCTAGGACCTCAGGATAGTAATGGTAATGCAATCGGTGCCAACTTCCTTGTCAATGGAAGTGCTGGTCTTATCCTGCCTTATCCCTTAAGTCGTGATAACGTCAGAACAACGGTTTTTACTGATGCCGGTAACGTTTTTGCAAAAGGCATACCGACTGCTTTAAGAGGAACGCTGGCAGGACCGATGCGTTATTCAGCCGGTTTATCTGTTGAATGGCGTTCTCCTTTTGGACCTTTGGCATTCAGCGTGGCTCAGGCATTGAACAAACAACCTTTAGATAAGGGACAATTGTTCCAATTTACCTTGTCATCCGGTTTTTAATTTCGCAGGGGTTAGTTTAGGGTTGGTTTAATGAGTAAAAGAAGCTAACTGAAGCTAACTGAAGAAATTAATAGGTGGAGACTAGCACAATATCGCAACCTGCAGTGAAGTGTGTTAGCATCAGAGACTTTTAATCAGGAGAGCAACATAATGAAGCGTGTCAGTGGGATTTTAATTGCATTAGTGTTTGGTTTAGGTGCCGCTAATGCTTTTGCAGATTGGGCAAAAATTGGTGTTGTAGATTTGCAAAAAATCATGCAAACCTCTAGCCAAATGAAAGTGATCCAGCAAAAACTAGAGAAAGATTTCAAGCCTCGTCGTGACAAGTTGGTTGCGATGGAAGAAGGGTTGAAAAAGGATATGGAAAAATTTAAGCGTGATAGCGCTATTATGAGCCAGACTCAAAAGAAAGAACTGGAGAAAAAGATCGTTGCTACCCAGCAAACTTTTGAAAGAGAAGGCCAGCAATATCAGCAGGAATTGAGTACCGCCCATAATGAAGCCATGGAAGAGCTTTACGGTAAGATACGCAAAGCGATCAACAAGGTAGCTGAAACCCAAAAATATGATCTTATTCTGCAGAAAGATGCTGCACCTTTCAGTGTTTCCAAGTTGGATATCACTGAGGAAGTGATGAAACAAATTAACTAATTGTTTCATTGCTAATTCGTGAGTAACGTGTATACCCTTGCCGAGCTAGCGGCTCGCCTGGATGGGGTTTTTCATGGTCAAGCTGAATGCCCCATTCAGGGTTTTGCATCATTGAGTCGTGCTACCCAGACCGATCTGGCTTACTTTGATAATCCTGTCTTGCTTGCATCTTTGAGTCAAACAAGGGCTGGTGTTGTCCTGCTAACTGCAGCGTATCTCCAATATTGCCCGACCAGTTCTATTGTAGTTGCCAATCCTCTAGAAAAAATGTCAGTGGTTACAGGACTATTTCAACAGACTCCAAAAACCTTGGAAGGAATTCATGCGACAGCCGTAGTCTCTCCTTCGGCAACAATAGGCCAGGGTGTGAGAGTGGGAGAAAATTCTGTTATTGGCGACGGGGTAGTGCTGGGTAATGGTGTCCAGGTTGATGCAAATTGTGTGATTGAATCGGATGTCAGGATAGGAAATCAAACGACCATTCATAACGGGGTTGTTGTTCTACAAGGTTCCGAAATAGGTCAACATGTTGCTATTGAAAGTGGGGCCATAATTGGTGCCTTACCTTTTAATAGTGTAAAAATGCAGGGTCGCTGGTTACATGGCCCGGCCGTTGGCGGGGTTATTATTGCAGATTACGTTCAGCTAGGTGCTAACACGGTAATTGCCAGAGGCGCTCTAGGCGATACTTATATTGGTGAAGGGGTGCACATCGATAATTTGGTACAGATTGCTCATGATGTTATTATTGGCGCAAATTCAGCCATTGCCGGTTGCGCCGCTATTGGTGCTTATACAAGGATTGGGGCACATTGTATAATCGGCGGTGCCAGTTGTGTTGCCGCGCACGTGCATCTTGTGGACGATATCGTGATCACCGGCATGTCAACGGTGAATAAATCCTTGTCTAAGCCAGGCATTTATTCTTCTGGCATTATGGTGAGTGAACATGGACAATGGCGTCGTAATGCGGCGCGTTTTCGGCGCCTTGATAATTATGTTACCCGCCTTACCAAATTGGAAAAGGAGAGGCAGCACGATTCAAATTGAGTTCTCAGAGATTGAGAACAGATGTGAAGCCCCAATGAATTTAATGAGAGTAAAGTGCATGAGTGAAATGATTGAAATAACTAAAATTCTCGATTTATTACCACATCGTTATCCATTTGTCCTCGTTGATCGGGTTATGGAATACGAAGTAATGAATTATTTAATTGCTACTAAAAATGTAACAATTAACGAACCTTTTTTTACGGGGCATTTCCCGGGAAATCCTATCATGCCTGGTGTGCTAATGCTTGAAGCGTTGGCTCAGGCCAGTGCGATATTATCGAATTTGTCGCGCAAGCCTAAAGAAGGCTATGAATTCCTGTATTTTTTTGCAGGAATTGATAATGCCCGCTTTAAACAAATAGTAATACCAGGTGATCAACTGCGTTTGGAGGTCAAACTAGTTGGTCAAAAACGTGATTTTTGGCGGATGCATGGCGAAGCTTTTGTTGGTGACAAGCTTGCTTGCTCAGCAGATTTAATGAGTGCAGCGAAGGAAATTGTAAAGTGATAGATGAACGCGCAATGATTCATTCCTCTGCCAAATTGGCAAAAGGCGTATCAGTAGGTCCAGGCAGCGTGATTGGTGCTGATGTGGAAATTGGTGAAGGAAGCTGGATTGGCCCCCATGTGGTAATTCAAGGACCCACTGTTATCGGTAAAAATAACAAGATTTTTCAATTTGCTTCCGTAGGTGATGAACCGCAGGATATTACCTATAAAGGCGAACCCACGCGTTTAGAGATAGGCGATAATAACATTATTCGCGAATATTGTACGATTAG is from Legionella donaldsonii and encodes:
- a CDS encoding murein hydrolase activator EnvC family protein yields the protein MNSILWLTILSLPLLTEVCWAENASLTQAKTKLKRLDQQIHTLKQTLASVQDKRGVLNQELAGTEKQISDGIRKLRLIQQDMNSKQRKISLLQQHVNELNQQLAAQQQLLAQHVRTRYKMGEYQPLKWLVNQDDPYAISRLLTFYQYLVQSRQHIIDQIDTTKKEITQDHNKLKNELTEQQQLQHQLHSHQQQLERDKQYHTAVIQSLDNEIETKEHTLSEYEHNKENLSRLLKTLALQSVTQAKRPFTQMRRKLPRPVQVGRQSLQKMNQGVTFFAGEGTPVTAVYPGKVVFSDWLNGYGLLLILDHGQGFMTLYAHNQSLFKHKGATVLQGEQIATVGHSGGLKQNGLYFEVRQRGKAIPPLEWLS
- the gpmI gene encoding 2,3-bisphosphoglycerate-independent phosphoglycerate mutase, whose translation is MQQIKPLVLMILDGWGYQENTAHNAIAAAKTPQWDEWWQTRPHILLDASGHQVGLPDEQMGNSEVGHMHIGAGRIIYQDFTRINDAISRGEFAKNPVLTNLIEDMQKKNKTVHVMGLLSPGGVHSHENHLFAFLALCHQLRFSNVCLHLFLDGRDTPPQSALQSLDRLNQHLERYPVATICSISGRYFAMDRDKRWERVAPVYRLLTEAKSNYQFQRAETAIATFYEEKKYDEFIPPTLIGAGKVIEDGDSILFFNFRADRARQLTQAFLDEEFNGFIRSTHPTLAHFVSMTHYAKNLATEIAFPPITLNNTLGEVIANNGLSQLRIAETEKYAHVTFFFNGGSEQVFRNEDRILIPSPSVATYDLLPEMSAPELTRALIDAIRSEAYDVIICNYANADMVGHSGDFNAAVKAVECLDQCMHDVWQALTETGGALLITADHGNAEAMFDETTQQAHTAHTCEPVPLLYVGGDWQFNQSKGSLIDVAPTILALLGITQPHEMTGHALLVKNYDFAN
- the uppS gene encoding polyprenyl diphosphate synthase, translating into MNEILPQHVAIVMDGNGRWAQSRGLLRVEGHRAGVETVKTVIRCCLQTQIPILSLFAFSSENWSRPENEVEFLMQLFIEALGHEVQELHQHGVCLRFTGDREALSPTLCSQMLAAEELTANNKRLILNVVVNYGGKWDLVQAAKSIAKRVCTGELAIEAVNESALEQALSTHGLPDPDLFIRTSGEQRISNFFLWQLAYTELYFTDVHWPDFTAEAFQKALASFSSRERRYGKTSQQLNEVNHV
- a CDS encoding phosphatidate cytidylyltransferase yields the protein MFKQRLLTTVILVPLVLFAIYYAPNWVFAGFVLLLMLACGFEWLGLIPIASLPSKIAFLVLLLAAACLSHYIFYYWLALGLLLWVFILAAIVLFPRSQTVWGYSWIVAGACLLLLPLFAQSMMAIYKQEQGKDLIVYLLFLVWATDIGAYLAGKQWGRHKLIPSVSPGKTVEGASGGFILSMLVACCGYYYFQPRVGLVHWFNIGIATTLISMVGDLFISMLKRRAKIKDTGRLIPGHGGVLDRLDSLLAASPLFYWGLYVLAPGI
- the rseP gene encoding RIP metalloprotease RseP, which gives rise to MVLTLIYFFLALLLLITVHEYGHFLVARLCGVKVLRFSFGFGKVLARWHDKQGTEYAWSLFPLGGYVKMLDETEGEVPEKERHLAFNNKSVWARIAIIVAGPLFNFIFAFVALWMVLVIGIQSLAPMIETVKPGSIAAEAGLGPKQEILALDNKKITSWRDFQFALMPLLGSDEKVSISVKSLANGEKKTFILPLENWNLDAKKPDPLGSLGITPFIPTIPPIVGEVLDDSPAKAAGLQSGDIIKTVEGKPLEDWLNLVEYVKQHPGAPLHLLIARQGQIENVKLQIGTKVNDGQKEGFLGVRSQKVDWPPQWLRVQRQGPVEAMGTAFAQTIDLTGATFSLIGRFITGKLALQSISGPVGIAQGAGESARTGFTYYLSFLALVSISLGVLNLLPIPMLDGGHLLYCLMEIVRRRPLSEEVRSAGIYVGLLFMMALMILALSNDISRLLG
- the bamA gene encoding outer membrane protein assembly factor BamA translates to MKKISKKIVLGILCSTALAWSTEINAANGFVVRDIKVVGLQRVSVGTVLNYLPVQVGEEIGPGSSAQIIRALYETGFFQAVSLEREGNTLVVHVVERATIGSISVVGNQEIPSDKMKELLKEMGLVKGRVFQRSSLERLEKELKQAYNARGKYNSRIETKIASLTENRVAITVTVSEGRVSRIKEIKFIGNHDFTSNELLPELSLSTSNIFTYFSKKDQYSKAAMDTSLEALRSFYLDRGYLKFNIVSSQVLLSPDKKDVYINIHIDEGPQYRFAGYAIAGKTILPKEKIDSLIEVKKGDVFSRKKVTESISAIGLALGDVGYGFPAINAEPRIDETNKTVFITFMIEPGRHVYVRRINFHGNTKTADYVLRNVIRQNEGGLLSLHNIKESERQLRLLSYLKNINVKTNPVPGTNNQVDLDVDVEEAPSAEATASVGYGTNGPQFNAAINQHNFMGTGRSMGVGFNASYWGQDYNLNYYNPFYTQNGVGRGMGLYYQRVDPKKLDVSSYSSNRFGGDVSYNVLLSENSSLQFGYGYQDLRIKSVGTVMQIQNFVNLYGRDFHEIRLTSGWNRNSYDQMPYPTRGMNQQISGLVALPASSNSLSYYKAAYQAHWYQPITRGFIFTLLGNVGYGNGFNGKSLPFFENYFAGGIAQPGQVRGYDSYSLGPQDSNGNAIGANFLVNGSAGLILPYPLSRDNVRTTVFTDAGNVFAKGIPTALRGTLAGPMRYSAGLSVEWRSPFGPLAFSVAQALNKQPLDKGQLFQFTLSSGF
- a CDS encoding OmpH family outer membrane protein yields the protein MKRVSGILIALVFGLGAANAFADWAKIGVVDLQKIMQTSSQMKVIQQKLEKDFKPRRDKLVAMEEGLKKDMEKFKRDSAIMSQTQKKELEKKIVATQQTFEREGQQYQQELSTAHNEAMEELYGKIRKAINKVAETQKYDLILQKDAAPFSVSKLDITEEVMKQIN
- the lpxD gene encoding UDP-3-O-(3-hydroxymyristoyl)glucosamine N-acyltransferase; this encodes MYTLAELAARLDGVFHGQAECPIQGFASLSRATQTDLAYFDNPVLLASLSQTRAGVVLLTAAYLQYCPTSSIVVANPLEKMSVVTGLFQQTPKTLEGIHATAVVSPSATIGQGVRVGENSVIGDGVVLGNGVQVDANCVIESDVRIGNQTTIHNGVVVLQGSEIGQHVAIESGAIIGALPFNSVKMQGRWLHGPAVGGVIIADYVQLGANTVIARGALGDTYIGEGVHIDNLVQIAHDVIIGANSAIAGCAAIGAYTRIGAHCIIGGASCVAAHVHLVDDIVITGMSTVNKSLSKPGIYSSGIMVSEHGQWRRNAARFRRLDNYVTRLTKLEKERQHDSN
- the fabZ gene encoding 3-hydroxyacyl-ACP dehydratase FabZ, which encodes MSEMIEITKILDLLPHRYPFVLVDRVMEYEVMNYLIATKNVTINEPFFTGHFPGNPIMPGVLMLEALAQASAILSNLSRKPKEGYEFLYFFAGIDNARFKQIVIPGDQLRLEVKLVGQKRDFWRMHGEAFVGDKLACSADLMSAAKEIVK